Genomic window (Plasmodium knowlesi strain H apicoplast, complete genome):
GTATAAATTGTACTAAATTTTTAACTAAAAAATCTTTAAAAACTAGAATGGGAGCTGGTAAAGGACCTGTAGAATTATGTGTTAGTGTTATAAAAAAGAATAAGGTATTATTTGAAATTAGTGATGTTTCAGTAAAAATTATTTATTTTTTAACTAAAATGTTATCTTATAAATTATGTTTTAAATTACAATTTATAAGAAAAATTGATTAAAATTAATAAATGAAATTTAAAATAGGTTATGTTTTAAAGAAATTATGTAATAATATTAAGATTATTTGTATTTCATATTATATATATAATTTTAAATATAAAAAATTAATATTAAAAAATTTATATATTAAAGTATATGATTTTAGAAATGAAATTATGATAAATGATTATATAATTATTAGGTTTTATAAAAAAAGTAAGGATTGTAATAATAGAATAGTTAAAGTTTTATGATATATTTAAATAGTATTTTAGATGTTATAGATAATAGTGGAGTATTAAAATTTAAATATATTAATTCTTTGAGTAAATGTAAAAAGATAAAGTATGGAGATATACTTGTAGGTATTGTTTATAAATTATATAGTAATAATTTATATAAAAAATCAGATAAGTGTAAAGGTATATTAGTACAACAAAAAAAATTTTTAAATTTAAAAAAGTATTATTCTATTAAATTTAATAAAAATGCTGTTATTATTTTAAATAATAATTTAAATTCTGTGGGTACTAAAAGTAATTATTATATATTAAAATATATTAAAAATAAATTGAATATAAATATAAAGAAATTAAAAATAAGATTTATTTAATAATGATAGTAAGATTTTTAAATAGAATTAAATATAATTATGGAATAAATAATTATTTTATGTTATATAAATTTAATAAAATTATTTATTATTTAAATATATTATTATATAATTATAATTATTTATTAAAATTTTATGTTATTAGTATATGTAATAAGTATTATATTTTTATTATATTAAATAAATATTATAAAATAAAATATTTTAAAGTGTATATTAAATATAATCAGATATTTTATATGAATTATAATAAGTTATTAAATTTTATTAAATTAAATAAGTATTTTAAAGGATTATTAATTTTATATTCATTTAAATATAAATTTATTACACATATATTATCTTTAAAATATAAGATAGGAGGTATTTTAATATTTTATATTTGTTAAGTATTAAGTTAAATTAAGAAAATGTTAAATTATAAAAGATATATTTTTTTTTATAATAATATTAATAATAATATTTATTATTTAATTTTAGATAGAAAAAATTTTGATTATATATATATTTTATATAATATAGTAAATAATAAAATAATACAATATATTTATATATTAAATATTATATATATATATTATATATATAATAATTTGTTTTATTTATTATTAAAAATGTATAAACATATTTTTTTTTATAATATAATTAAACAAAAAAATGAAATATATAAATTAAAATTAAATATAATAGGTATTAATTATAAATTTTATTATTTAGAAAAGTATAATTTAATAATTTTTAAATTAAAATATAATCATAAGATAATTATTAAAATACCAAAAATAATTTATTGTAAAATTTATGTTAATAAAAATATATTATATATGTATAGTATTAATTTATTTATATTATATTCAATTGGTAATTTAATTAATTCATTTCAATATATTAATAAATATAAAGAATTAGGAATAAAAATATTATGATTGTTAGAGATAGTAGAAATAAGTTATATAATTATTATTTATTATATTATATATTAATATTATTAAAAAGTATTTTTATTATATTAATTTTTAGAATTAAGTTTAATTTTATTTATTTTTTAAAAAATTATTTTATTTTGATAATATATTTAAAATTGTATTATATTATTTATGAATTTAATAGTTTTGTTTATAAAAATAAT
Coding sequences:
- a CDS encoding ribosomal protein L16, which encodes MNNIIKKSQKGRIKGKFNLKFLKLYWGIISLNSGFITKNQLEASRFIMNKYIKKIGIYNICINCTKFLTKKSLKTRMGAGKGPVELCVSVIKKNKVLFEISDVSVKIIYFLTKMLSYKLCFKLQFIRKID
- a CDS encoding ribosomal protein S17, coding for MKFKIGYVLKKLCNNIKIICISYYIYNFKYKKLILKNLYIKVYDFRNEIMINDYIIIRFYKKSKDCNNRIVKVL
- a CDS encoding ribosomal protein L14, whose amino-acid sequence is MIYLNSILDVIDNSGVLKFKYINSLSKCKKIKYGDILVGIVYKLYSNNLYKKSDKCKGILVQQKKFLNLKKYYSIKFNKNAVIILNNNLNSVGTKSNYYILKYIKNKLNINIKKLKIRFI
- a CDS encoding ribosomal protein S8, which gives rise to MIVRFLNRIKYNYGINNYFMLYKFNKIIYYLNILLYNYNYLLKFYVISICNKYYIFIILNKYYKIKYFKVYIKYNQIFYMNYNKLLNFIKLNKYFKGLLILYSFKYKFITHILSLKYKIGGILIFYIC
- a CDS encoding ribosomal protein L6 is translated as MLNYKRYIFFYNNINNNIYYLILDRKNFDYIYILYNIVNNKIIQYIYILNIIYIYYIYNNLFYLLLKMYKHIFFYNIIKQKNEIYKLKLNIIGINYKFYYLEKYNLIIFKLKYNHKIIIKIPKIIYCKIYVNKNILYMYSINLFILYSIGNLINSFQYINKYKELGIKIL